The Candidatus Uhrbacteria bacterium genome has a segment encoding these proteins:
- a CDS encoding prolyl oligopeptidase family serine peptidase, translating into MPKAGTLLEKVEIKLDAELKKGLSKFNDPAHMRLIIDVAKRVRLFSIIYWSNGYKVKGFMAEPRRLKGKMPCIIWNRGGSGDFGSIKIGPAFRWLGRMADWGYIVIASQYSGNAGSEGKEDLGGQKTIADVLNLKFILEKTPHADTDRIGMYGASRGGMMTYRCLALVKWIKGAVTVAGAADSMRQIKLRPEMAEHFKRYGLTKQDLKMRSAVEWPEKFHKKTPLLMMHGTADWRVSYLDSLDLSRLLYEEKVPHRLMSFEGGDHSIYEHAEERNRATREWFDRYVRDNAPLPDLNLHGE; encoded by the coding sequence ATGCCTAAAGCCGGTACCTTGCTGGAGAAAGTTGAGATCAAACTGGATGCGGAGTTGAAGAAAGGGTTGTCAAAATTTAATGACCCGGCTCACATGCGGTTGATTATCGATGTTGCCAAACGGGTGCGTCTTTTCAGTATTATATATTGGTCTAACGGCTATAAAGTGAAAGGCTTCATGGCTGAGCCACGCCGTCTAAAGGGAAAGATGCCATGTATTATTTGGAACCGCGGCGGCTCTGGCGATTTTGGCTCAATCAAAATCGGGCCCGCTTTTCGTTGGCTAGGGCGAATGGCAGATTGGGGTTACATCGTGATTGCTTCCCAATACTCCGGAAATGCAGGTAGCGAAGGCAAAGAAGATCTTGGCGGTCAAAAAACCATAGCAGATGTTTTGAATCTGAAATTCATTTTAGAAAAAACGCCACATGCGGACACCGATCGTATCGGAATGTATGGGGCGAGTCGTGGAGGGATGATGACGTATCGTTGCTTGGCTCTCGTAAAATGGATCAAGGGCGCCGTTACAGTTGCCGGTGCCGCAGACTCGATGCGACAAATTAAGCTCCGACCGGAAATGGCCGAGCACTTCAAACGCTACGGTTTGACCAAGCAGGATCTCAAGATGCGTTCCGCGGTTGAGTGGCCGGAGAAATTCCACAAGAAAACCCCACTCCTCATGATGCATGGAACGGCAGATTGGCGTGTATCATATCTTGATTCATTAGACCTTTCACGTCTATTGTACGAAGAGAAGGTTCCTCATCGACTTATGTCATTTGAGGGCGGAGACCATTCAATCTATGAACATGCGGAGGAGCGTAACCGAGCGACTCGTGAATGGTTCGACCGTTATGTCCGCGACAATGCTCCGCTGCCCGATCTGAATCTCCACGGCGAGTAA